In Gulosibacter molinativorax, a single window of DNA contains:
- a CDS encoding helix-turn-helix transcriptional regulator, which yields MESDDSGGMTSVPETRSPSRRTAGGRRHSPTRERLLREVETRGNATTAELVAATGLHENTVRGHLERLVADGHIRREQSPHGRGRPAVRWCALDAQNASPYAGLATTLAETLLRTASEPVREARRSGVQWGERLAADRCDPATKGADPRGLVLEVMREQGFAPVDEGDTAPPEADTASIALRACPLLTAAAQHADVICAVHEGMIEGIARTRDASVSAELEPFAADGVCILRLRGTGRPAA from the coding sequence GTGGAAAGTGACGACTCCGGAGGGATGACTTCGGTGCCCGAGACGCGCTCGCCGTCTCGTCGCACCGCTGGTGGTCGACGCCACTCGCCGACTCGCGAACGCCTGCTGCGCGAGGTCGAAACCCGCGGCAATGCGACAACGGCCGAACTCGTCGCCGCGACCGGCCTCCATGAGAACACCGTTCGCGGACACCTCGAACGCCTGGTCGCTGACGGTCACATTCGCCGCGAGCAGTCTCCCCACGGACGGGGTCGCCCCGCGGTGCGCTGGTGCGCGCTAGACGCCCAGAACGCATCCCCGTACGCGGGGCTCGCGACCACGCTCGCCGAGACCCTGCTTCGCACCGCGTCGGAGCCCGTTCGTGAGGCCCGGAGATCGGGCGTGCAGTGGGGCGAACGACTCGCCGCCGATCGCTGTGACCCGGCGACGAAAGGTGCGGATCCCCGCGGCCTCGTGCTCGAGGTCATGCGCGAGCAGGGCTTCGCTCCGGTCGACGAAGGCGACACAGCACCGCCCGAGGCAGACACCGCATCCATCGCCCTGCGCGCCTGCCCGCTCCTCACCGCCGCGGCCCAGCACGCCGACGTCATCTGCGCGGTCCACGAGGGCATGATCGAGGGGATCGCGCGCACACGGGATGCGTCGGTCAGCGCCGAGCTCGAACCCTTCGCCGCCGACGGTGTATGCATACTGCGGCTGCGCGGCACCGGACGGCCAGCGGCATGA
- a CDS encoding ATP-dependent Clp protease ATP-binding subunit, whose amino-acid sequence MPTFFGPNGSQDGSFDEFLSRYLQGRGSGRSGRSVDMSRLLSKRSHALVNQAVKYALEHGHTEVDALHLLRVIILDESIAPYVKQLGADPQSIADAADQRLPESSDRQVENPSFTGSAQRTLLDGYQAARAFGSTYVDPEHLFFALVMNHDSPAGQILAAAGITQDSLQAGAQAQAQAGADAQGESGAPAGQEGSVLEKFGLDLTAEAREGKLDPVIGRAREIEQTIEILARRTKNNPVLIGEAGVGKTAIAEGLAQAIAADEVPAQLKGKRVISLDLAGMLAGTRYRGDFEERLTGAIDEIAADGGNTIVFIDELHTVVGAGGSGESGAMDAGNILKPRLARGELHLVGATTLSEFRKIEKDAALARRFQPVMIGEPGIEDAVRILEGLQGQYAKHHGVTYTPEALRAAVELSDRYISDRFLPDKAIDLIDQAGARLSLRRGPVVDVEALRARLGELEADKRAAIESEDFERAGKVRDQIAEVTHELDVATQHGQAAGKASGTDSRTVDEQQIAEVVARATGIPAASLTESEKTRLARLEEQLHARVVGQDDAVTAVAKAVRRNRTGMGDPSRPVGSFLVLGPTGVGKTELAKALAEALFDDESAMVRFDMSEFGERHTVSRLVGAPPGYVGYDEAGQLTERVRRRPYSVVLLDEIEKAHPDVFNLLLQVLDDGRLTDGQGRTVDFRNTVIIMTSNLGSEFIAAKGAPLGFATGRSEDADRDMRQKVMGKLREAMRPEFLNRIDDTVLFRKLEPEQLQDIARLQLGKSIARLASQGIALHIDDAAVAWIAEEGYEPEFGARPLRRVIQRELDDRVADLLVNEEVDEGGAIDVSVDAEGHLRVSARREMIAA is encoded by the coding sequence ATGCCAACTTTCTTCGGACCCAATGGTTCGCAGGACGGCTCCTTCGACGAGTTCCTCTCCCGCTACCTGCAGGGGCGGGGCTCGGGCCGATCCGGGCGATCCGTGGACATGTCACGCCTGCTCAGCAAGCGCTCTCACGCGCTCGTGAACCAGGCCGTGAAATATGCTCTCGAGCACGGCCACACCGAGGTGGACGCGCTGCACCTGCTGCGCGTCATCATCCTCGATGAGTCGATCGCGCCGTACGTCAAGCAGCTCGGCGCCGACCCGCAGTCAATCGCGGATGCGGCCGACCAGCGACTGCCCGAGTCGAGCGACCGTCAGGTCGAGAACCCGTCCTTTACGGGCTCGGCCCAGCGCACGCTCCTCGACGGTTACCAGGCCGCTCGCGCCTTCGGCTCGACGTATGTCGACCCGGAGCACCTCTTCTTTGCACTCGTGATGAACCACGATTCCCCCGCCGGCCAAATTCTGGCCGCCGCGGGCATCACGCAGGACTCCCTACAGGCGGGCGCCCAGGCGCAGGCTCAGGCGGGTGCGGATGCGCAAGGCGAGTCCGGCGCACCCGCAGGCCAAGAGGGATCCGTGCTCGAGAAGTTCGGGCTCGACCTGACGGCCGAAGCTCGCGAAGGCAAGCTCGACCCGGTCATCGGCCGTGCTCGCGAGATCGAGCAGACGATCGAGATCCTCGCCCGCCGCACGAAGAACAACCCCGTGCTGATTGGTGAGGCCGGCGTCGGTAAGACGGCGATCGCGGAGGGCCTCGCGCAGGCCATCGCGGCCGACGAGGTCCCCGCCCAGCTCAAGGGCAAGCGGGTCATCTCGCTCGACCTCGCGGGCATGCTCGCGGGCACGCGCTACCGCGGTGACTTCGAGGAGCGCCTGACCGGCGCGATCGACGAGATCGCAGCGGACGGCGGCAACACCATCGTGTTCATCGACGAGCTCCACACCGTGGTCGGTGCCGGGGGCTCGGGCGAGTCGGGCGCGATGGATGCCGGCAACATCCTGAAGCCGCGCCTCGCGCGGGGTGAACTGCACCTCGTCGGTGCCACCACGCTGTCCGAGTTCCGCAAGATCGAGAAGGATGCTGCGCTCGCGCGCCGTTTCCAGCCCGTGATGATTGGCGAGCCCGGAATCGAGGATGCAGTTCGCATCCTCGAGGGCCTGCAAGGACAGTACGCGAAGCACCACGGCGTGACCTACACGCCCGAGGCGCTGCGTGCCGCCGTCGAGCTGTCCGACCGCTACATCAGCGACCGGTTCCTGCCCGACAAGGCCATCGACCTCATCGACCAGGCTGGCGCGCGGCTGTCGCTGCGCCGCGGCCCGGTCGTCGATGTTGAGGCGCTCCGTGCCCGGCTTGGCGAGCTCGAGGCGGACAAGCGTGCCGCGATCGAATCCGAGGATTTCGAGCGCGCGGGCAAGGTTCGCGATCAAATCGCCGAGGTTACGCACGAGCTTGACGTCGCTACGCAGCACGGTCAGGCTGCTGGCAAGGCGTCCGGCACCGACTCGCGCACCGTCGATGAGCAGCAGATCGCGGAGGTCGTCGCTCGCGCGACGGGCATCCCGGCCGCATCCCTCACCGAGTCCGAGAAGACCCGCCTCGCGCGTCTCGAGGAGCAGCTGCACGCCCGCGTTGTCGGCCAAGACGACGCGGTGACCGCGGTAGCCAAGGCCGTGCGACGCAATCGCACCGGCATGGGCGACCCGTCGCGACCGGTCGGCAGCTTCCTGGTCCTTGGCCCCACCGGCGTCGGTAAGACCGAGCTCGCGAAGGCCCTAGCGGAAGCGCTGTTCGACGACGAGTCGGCAATGGTCCGCTTCGACATGAGCGAGTTCGGCGAGCGGCACACCGTGTCGCGTCTGGTCGGCGCCCCTCCCGGATACGTCGGCTACGACGAGGCCGGTCAGCTCACCGAGCGTGTCCGCCGTCGCCCGTACTCGGTTGTCCTGCTCGACGAGATCGAGAAGGCGCACCCGGACGTGTTCAACCTGCTGCTGCAGGTGCTCGACGACGGTCGCCTGACCGACGGTCAGGGGCGCACGGTCGACTTCCGCAACACCGTCATCATCATGACCTCGAACCTCGGTTCCGAGTTCATCGCGGCCAAGGGCGCGCCCCTCGGCTTCGCCACCGGCCGCTCCGAGGATGCCGATCGCGACATGCGCCAGAAGGTGATGGGCAAGCTACGCGAGGCCATGCGCCCCGAGTTCCTGAACCGCATCGATGACACGGTGCTGTTCCGGAAGCTCGAGCCCGAGCAGCTCCAGGACATCGCGCGCCTGCAGCTGGGCAAGTCGATTGCGCGCCTCGCCTCGCAGGGCATCGCGCTCCACATCGACGATGCCGCAGTGGCATGGATCGCAGAGGAAGGCTACGAGCCCGAGTTCGGCGCCCGCCCGCTGCGTCGCGTCATCCAGCGAGAGCTCGATGACCGCGTGGCCGACCTGCTCGTGAACGAGGAGGTCGACGAGGGTGGTGCGATCGACGTCTCGGTGGATGCGGAGGGTCACCTTCGCGTCTCGGCCCGCCGGGAGATGATCGCGGCATAG
- a CDS encoding AI-2E family transporter, whose amino-acid sequence MQDERDDQETAAESAVDAAAKKSASYPRPLVIIVGVVLSIIGLIALQQVSSFVTPVFLGFNLVLAISPFFHWMIRRRVPKILAGVIAALLVYALLILFVLLLVWSVALLIQELPKYGTQFNELYRTLLDWLGSFGITQDTLLSQLQGLFNPAQIASLLQGLMGNFGNVMSLFATLLVVIFFIFFDAVTFEPRMEAVRRERPLVGAAFDSFSQGVGRYWVVTTVFGLIVAVIDVIALEMLGVPLALVWGVFSFLTNYIPNIGFVIGMIPPVLMALLANGWVNALVVLAVWSIINFVIQSLIQPKFAGEAVGVTPTVSFLSLLVWAFALGPVGALLALPATLLVKAVLVDANPDARWINILISSDPKLDDDVEQPKLTHEGDSEVDGTPAG is encoded by the coding sequence ATGCAGGACGAGCGCGACGACCAGGAGACGGCTGCCGAAAGTGCAGTCGACGCTGCCGCGAAGAAGTCGGCGAGCTACCCACGTCCGCTTGTCATCATCGTGGGCGTCGTGCTTTCGATCATCGGCCTCATTGCCCTGCAGCAGGTTTCGAGCTTCGTCACTCCCGTCTTCCTCGGCTTTAACCTGGTCCTCGCGATCTCGCCCTTCTTCCACTGGATGATTCGGCGTCGCGTCCCGAAGATCCTCGCCGGGGTAATCGCGGCACTCTTGGTGTATGCGCTGCTGATTCTGTTTGTGTTGCTGCTCGTGTGGTCGGTCGCGCTGCTCATTCAAGAGCTGCCGAAGTATGGCACGCAGTTCAACGAGCTGTATCGCACGCTGCTCGATTGGCTCGGGAGCTTCGGCATCACGCAGGACACCCTGCTGTCGCAGCTGCAGGGCCTGTTCAATCCGGCGCAGATCGCGAGTCTCCTGCAGGGGCTCATGGGCAACTTCGGCAACGTGATGTCGCTCTTCGCGACGCTCCTCGTCGTGATCTTCTTCATCTTCTTCGACGCGGTCACATTTGAGCCGCGCATGGAGGCCGTCCGGCGAGAGCGCCCGCTCGTCGGCGCGGCGTTCGACTCGTTCTCGCAGGGCGTCGGCCGCTACTGGGTCGTCACGACGGTGTTCGGCCTCATCGTTGCCGTCATCGACGTGATCGCGCTTGAGATGCTCGGCGTGCCGCTCGCACTCGTGTGGGGTGTGTTCTCGTTCCTTACCAACTACATCCCCAACATCGGGTTCGTGATCGGCATGATCCCGCCCGTGCTGATGGCGCTCCTCGCCAACGGGTGGGTCAACGCGCTCGTCGTGCTCGCGGTGTGGTCGATCATCAACTTCGTGATCCAGTCGCTCATCCAGCCGAAGTTCGCGGGCGAGGCAGTTGGCGTTACCCCGACCGTCTCCTTCCTCTCGCTGCTCGTGTGGGCGTTCGCCCTCGGGCCGGTCGGCGCCCTGCTCGCACTCCCCGCGACGCTCCTCGTCAAGGCCGTTCTCGTGGATGCAAACCCCGACGCCCGCTGGATCAACATCCTGATCTCCTCCGACCCGAAGCTCGATGACGACGTCGAACAGCCTAAGTTGACGCACGAAGGCGATTCTGAGGTCGACGGCACCCCCGCGGGATAG
- a CDS encoding lipase maturation factor family protein, with amino-acid sequence MDWSAAATFLSGSDYTIAREVILRGVAAIYFLAFLSTFHQFPVLAGARGLLPVPRFIDRTRAKDYPGLFRLKWFPYSDRKLRILCLIGMALAVSVVAGLPQLGPGWATIPVFLVMWLMYLSIVNLGQRFYGFGWETMLLEAGFIVGFLGSTAVAPPLLILLFLRWLMFRLEFGAGMIKMRGDASWRNLTAMYYHHQTQPMPNPVSRWAHQKPQWWHRGEALGSHIVQLGMPWLLFFPQPIASFAACAIILSQGILVVTGNYAWLNWLTIILAFSGISDSFLRWVGGLFTGGAVWPGWEWETIGRLDAGAGMHGPAWWLILTGVVFLFLLSLSWQPLHNLFWAQRQQMNASFNRFHLVNAYGAFGSMTKDRREFVIEGAMSAAPRPEDWRAYEFRGKPGDPSRMPRQFAPYHLRLDWLMWFAALGAYREVWFSRILDRILEGDPGIRRLLRIDPFYGEAPRLIRVRIFEYRYSTAAEKRMNGDWWVREERGLLVRPQGLRTSRAKRAAEE; translated from the coding sequence ATGGACTGGTCGGCGGCCGCGACATTCTTGAGCGGGAGCGACTACACGATCGCCCGCGAGGTGATCCTCCGCGGCGTCGCGGCGATCTACTTCCTTGCGTTCCTCTCGACCTTCCACCAGTTCCCGGTGCTCGCCGGCGCGCGAGGGCTTCTGCCGGTGCCGCGCTTCATCGACCGCACCCGCGCGAAGGACTACCCGGGCCTCTTCCGCCTCAAGTGGTTCCCCTATAGCGATCGCAAGCTGCGCATCCTGTGCCTGATCGGCATGGCGCTCGCGGTGAGCGTCGTTGCGGGGCTGCCGCAGCTCGGGCCGGGGTGGGCGACGATCCCGGTGTTTCTCGTAATGTGGCTGATGTACCTCTCGATCGTGAACCTCGGCCAGCGTTTCTATGGCTTCGGCTGGGAGACCATGCTGCTCGAGGCGGGGTTTATCGTCGGCTTCCTCGGCTCCACCGCGGTCGCACCGCCCCTGCTTATCCTGCTGTTCCTGCGCTGGCTCATGTTTCGCCTCGAGTTCGGTGCCGGGATGATCAAGATGCGTGGCGACGCTTCGTGGCGAAACCTGACGGCGATGTACTACCACCATCAGACGCAGCCGATGCCGAATCCGGTCAGCCGCTGGGCGCACCAGAAACCGCAGTGGTGGCATCGCGGCGAGGCACTGGGCAGCCACATCGTGCAGCTTGGGATGCCGTGGCTCCTCTTCTTCCCGCAGCCGATCGCGTCGTTCGCCGCCTGCGCGATCATCCTGAGCCAGGGCATCCTTGTTGTCACCGGCAACTACGCGTGGCTGAACTGGCTCACCATCATCCTGGCGTTCTCGGGCATCAGCGACTCGTTCCTACGCTGGGTCGGCGGGCTCTTCACCGGCGGCGCTGTGTGGCCGGGGTGGGAGTGGGAAACCATCGGCCGGCTGGATGCAGGGGCCGGGATGCATGGCCCGGCCTGGTGGCTCATCCTCACCGGCGTTGTATTCCTCTTCCTCCTGTCGCTGAGCTGGCAGCCGCTGCACAACCTGTTCTGGGCGCAGCGGCAGCAGATGAACGCGAGCTTCAATCGCTTTCACCTGGTCAATGCCTACGGCGCGTTCGGGTCGATGACGAAGGACCGACGGGAGTTTGTGATCGAGGGCGCGATGAGCGCGGCACCGCGACCGGAGGACTGGCGGGCATACGAATTCCGCGGCAAGCCAGGGGACCCCTCCCGAATGCCGCGCCAATTCGCTCCGTACCACCTGCGGCTCGACTGGCTCATGTGGTTTGCGGCACTCGGCGCGTATCGCGAGGTCTGGTTTAGTCGCATCCTCGACAGGATCCTCGAGGGCGACCCGGGTATTCGCCGGCTGCTCCGAATCGATCCGTTCTATGGAGAAGCGCCACGACTCATCCGGGTGCGGATCTTCGAGTACCGCTACAGCACTGCGGCAGAGAAACGGATGAACGGAGACTGGTGGGTGCGAGAGGAACGCGGCCTGTTGGTCCGGCCGCAGGGGTTGCGGACCTCCCGCGCAAAGCGTGCGGCCGAGGAATAG
- a CDS encoding HdeD family acid-resistance protein translates to MNTTKTGVASADVDQYLPESLWKSMLFRAVPAIIGAIVITFTQEHTARFGFIVFGAVALWTGIIVGFEAVGIKGHPLRGFVFARSILGAIAGGFSLFMGTGGHNWATVEAFIWTVATWAIVTGAIELIAGLVFRKQSIYRSEIVFSGAITMLLGIIVAFVPPELDAEYGGLENIEGSLTADVQAVGFVGAYFAVLGVLLIIEAITLRSEMRRRDEQQTADTTVSKES, encoded by the coding sequence ATGAACACGACTAAGACAGGTGTCGCGAGTGCTGACGTCGATCAGTACCTCCCCGAGTCCCTCTGGAAGTCGATGCTGTTTCGGGCGGTCCCGGCAATCATCGGCGCGATCGTCATCACCTTCACGCAGGAGCACACGGCCCGATTCGGGTTCATCGTTTTTGGCGCCGTAGCGCTGTGGACGGGCATCATCGTGGGGTTCGAGGCGGTCGGCATCAAGGGTCACCCGTTGCGCGGCTTCGTGTTCGCGCGCTCGATTCTCGGTGCCATCGCCGGTGGCTTCTCGCTCTTTATGGGCACCGGTGGTCACAACTGGGCGACGGTCGAGGCCTTCATCTGGACGGTCGCGACATGGGCGATCGTGACCGGTGCCATCGAGCTAATTGCCGGGCTCGTCTTCCGCAAGCAGTCCATTTATCGCAGTGAGATCGTGTTCTCGGGCGCGATTACGATGCTGCTGGGCATCATTGTGGCCTTCGTGCCACCCGAGCTTGACGCAGAATATGGTGGGCTCGAGAACATCGAGGGCTCCCTCACCGCCGACGTTCAGGCCGTCGGATTCGTTGGCGCCTACTTTGCCGTGCTCGGTGTGCTGCTCATTATCGAGGCGATCACGCTCCGTTCGGAGATGCGCCGCCGCGACGAGCAGCAGACCGCCGACACGACCGTTTCGAAAGAGAGTTAG
- a CDS encoding CG0192-related protein: MALIYDAKLVPSKPDLLAAWLPTQPWFEDSDGEIEVLGAFRFDDPAGEVGIETHIVRGASGTVYQVPLTYRGAPMEDAGRFLVTELEHSVLGHRWVYDAPADPVAVAAFVAAITTGQTQVEVFVDGSDAPLPASVTVRGTGTQERAPQATLIELETRDAVTRVQTDSLAVDFFRVVSGVQDRTFRLDAQTGFEGTPATLAAVVSV, from the coding sequence ATGGCTCTCATCTACGACGCAAAGCTCGTTCCGTCCAAGCCCGATCTGCTCGCCGCCTGGCTACCCACCCAACCGTGGTTCGAAGACAGCGACGGCGAGATCGAGGTGCTCGGGGCCTTCCGCTTCGACGACCCCGCGGGAGAAGTCGGCATCGAGACGCACATCGTGCGCGGCGCCTCCGGCACCGTCTACCAGGTGCCGCTCACCTATCGCGGCGCACCGATGGAGGATGCGGGCCGATTTCTCGTCACCGAGCTCGAGCATTCGGTGCTCGGGCATCGGTGGGTTTACGACGCGCCGGCGGATCCTGTGGCCGTGGCCGCCTTCGTCGCGGCCATCACGACGGGGCAGACGCAGGTCGAGGTGTTTGTCGATGGCTCGGATGCGCCGCTTCCTGCGAGCGTGACGGTGCGCGGAACCGGGACGCAGGAACGCGCGCCGCAGGCCACGCTCATCGAGCTCGAGACTCGGGATGCGGTCACCCGCGTGCAGACGGACTCGCTCGCCGTCGACTTCTTCCGCGTGGTATCGGGCGTGCAAGACCGCACGTTCCGGTTGGATGCGCAGACCGGGTTTGAAGGCACGCCCGCCACGCTCGCGGCAGTCGTGTCGGTTTAG